In Geobacter anodireducens, a genomic segment contains:
- a CDS encoding lactate dehydrogenase yields the protein MIQKDSNVSALQRVENELKKCVKCGACRAHCPAFAAWQREPAVARGKVAVAQHILKGDVGLDDQTYAIMSKCLLCGSCVEKCPNDVPTDEIVVTAREVLARRRGLTTFHKAVGQVIKNRRLMSFGALAAAILGPLFFRKVPQTSGLRLRFPLPFVGNRRHIPQIARKPFMDRHPEVIQGEPGKPRVVFYVGCMTNFVYTEVGEAALALFRHLGCTVIIPKGQGCCGLPGMSGGDLDTVRGLAEQNLAALEKYEADYVMTACATCGGALHKFYPALIGKRHPELATRIRAIADKTVDAAQLLQQLGLHPEETGVGERLKITYHDPCHLRTRNITRQPRELLKGSPGVELAEMEGADKCCGLGGTFNVYHYDASLKINEGKSAAIEKTGADAVVTGCPGCMMQLSDGLKQRGNRTRVMHTLEVLARALGK from the coding sequence ATGATTCAGAAGGACTCAAACGTGTCTGCCTTGCAGCGAGTCGAAAACGAATTGAAGAAATGCGTCAAGTGCGGCGCCTGCCGCGCCCATTGCCCGGCCTTTGCAGCCTGGCAGCGTGAGCCGGCCGTGGCCCGCGGCAAGGTGGCCGTTGCCCAGCACATCCTCAAGGGGGACGTGGGGCTGGACGACCAGACCTACGCGATCATGTCCAAGTGCCTGCTCTGCGGCAGTTGCGTGGAAAAGTGCCCCAATGACGTGCCCACCGACGAGATCGTCGTCACCGCCCGGGAAGTCCTGGCCCGGCGCCGCGGGCTCACCACCTTCCACAAGGCCGTGGGGCAGGTCATTAAGAACCGCCGGCTGATGTCCTTCGGAGCCCTTGCCGCCGCAATCCTGGGGCCGCTCTTTTTCCGCAAGGTCCCCCAGACCTCGGGGCTGCGGCTCCGTTTCCCCCTTCCCTTTGTGGGAAACCGTCGCCACATTCCCCAGATCGCCCGCAAGCCCTTCATGGACCGCCATCCGGAGGTCATTCAGGGCGAGCCGGGCAAACCCCGCGTTGTCTTCTACGTGGGCTGCATGACCAACTTCGTCTACACCGAAGTGGGCGAGGCAGCCCTGGCCCTGTTCCGCCACCTGGGATGCACCGTCATCATCCCCAAGGGACAGGGATGCTGTGGTCTTCCGGGCATGTCCGGCGGCGACCTGGACACTGTCCGCGGCCTTGCCGAACAGAACCTGGCGGCCCTCGAGAAGTATGAGGCCGACTATGTCATGACTGCCTGCGCCACCTGCGGCGGGGCGCTCCACAAATTCTACCCCGCCCTCATCGGCAAGCGGCACCCGGAGCTGGCAACGCGGATCAGGGCCATTGCCGACAAAACGGTCGACGCGGCCCAACTCCTCCAGCAGCTCGGGCTGCATCCGGAGGAAACGGGGGTGGGCGAGCGCCTGAAGATCACCTACCACGACCCCTGCCACCTGCGGACCAGGAACATCACCCGCCAGCCCCGCGAACTACTGAAAGGCTCTCCCGGGGTCGAACTCGCGGAGATGGAGGGTGCCGACAAATGTTGCGGACTTGGCGGCACCTTCAATGTCTATCACTATGACGCGTCCCTGAAGATCAATGAGGGAAAGAGCGCGGCCATCGAAAAGACCGGTGCCGACGCGGTCGTCACCGGTTGTCCCGGCTGCATGATGCAGCTCTCCGACGGGCTCAAGCAGCGGGGTAACCGCACCCGTGTCATGCATACCCTTGAAGTGCTCGCCCGGGCGCTCGGAAAGTAA
- a CDS encoding MBL fold metallo-hydrolase, which translates to MKAVEIRQGVFWVGAVDWAVRDFHGYETPRGTTYNNFLIMDEEITLIDTVKYDFADLTIKNIAGIVDPARIKNIIINHIENDHASSLDRIMALAPQATIYISEKGRKGLERFFDLSNWSVKTVKTGDTLSIGSRTLEFLETPMLHWPDSMVTYSRQDRILFTQDAFGQHVASASRFDDEFEKSDSAAELEDAVVDYYANILMPFGQMIKTKIAEIQAKGFDIDIIAPDHGLIWRANPGKVLNMYLDMANGKANESVAIIYDTMWQSTEKMAVPIAEGIRAEGLDCRVVKLRATPMSVAIKEFWKSRGALIGSPTLNNILYPSVAEFLTHLRGLRPKNRLVGAFGSYGWGGGAVRDAYEEFKKMGLQAVEPGYQIPYRPSRADEEGAFEFGRTFARQVIEYHKGF; encoded by the coding sequence TTCCACGGTTATGAAACCCCGCGCGGCACCACCTACAACAACTTCCTCATCATGGACGAGGAAATCACCCTCATCGATACGGTGAAGTACGATTTCGCCGACCTGACCATCAAGAACATCGCCGGAATTGTCGATCCGGCACGGATCAAGAACATCATCATCAACCACATCGAAAACGACCACGCGTCCAGCCTTGACCGGATCATGGCCCTGGCTCCCCAGGCGACAATCTACATATCCGAAAAGGGTCGTAAAGGCCTTGAGCGGTTCTTCGACCTTTCAAACTGGAGCGTCAAAACGGTCAAGACCGGCGACACCCTCTCCATCGGCTCCCGCACCCTGGAGTTCCTGGAAACCCCCATGCTCCACTGGCCCGACTCCATGGTGACCTATTCGCGCCAGGACCGTATCCTGTTCACCCAGGATGCGTTCGGCCAGCACGTGGCCTCGGCCAGCCGGTTCGACGACGAATTCGAGAAGAGCGATTCGGCCGCTGAACTCGAAGACGCCGTCGTCGACTACTACGCCAACATCCTGATGCCTTTCGGCCAGATGATCAAAACCAAGATAGCGGAAATCCAGGCAAAGGGATTCGACATCGACATCATCGCACCGGACCACGGCCTCATCTGGCGTGCCAACCCGGGCAAGGTCCTCAATATGTACCTGGACATGGCCAATGGAAAAGCGAACGAATCGGTCGCCATCATCTACGACACCATGTGGCAGAGCACCGAGAAGATGGCGGTCCCCATTGCCGAGGGAATCAGGGCCGAAGGGCTCGACTGCCGCGTCGTAAAGCTGCGGGCCACCCCCATGAGCGTCGCCATCAAGGAGTTCTGGAAATCGCGCGGCGCCCTCATCGGCTCGCCGACCCTGAACAACATCCTCTACCCCTCCGTGGCCGAATTCCTGACCCACCTGCGGGGACTGCGGCCCAAGAACCGGCTCGTGGGCGCCTTCGGCAGCTACGGTTGGGGCGGAGGCGCGGTGCGGGACGCCTATGAAGAATTCAAGAAAATGGGACTGCAGGCCGTCGAGCCGGGATACCAGATACCCTATCGTCCTTCCCGGGCCGACGAGGAGGGCGCCTTCGAATTCGGTCGCACCTTTGCCCGGCAGGTCATCGAGTACCACAAGGGATTCTGA
- a CDS encoding Cro/Cl family transcriptional regulator, with translation MTEYNIGAKIKKLRLAKKLTLQAVARETGFSPALISQIENNNVSPPIATLSKIAKFFDVKISLFFSEDEEEHRYEVVRRGERKVIPRVISRAGTSQGYSYESLSFRKQNKKMEPFLLTVTEKAAEENTYSHDGEEFLFVMKGTAELLLEDERVVLEEGDCVYFDSSLKHRLLSKDGSEVQVLAVVTR, from the coding sequence ATGACCGAGTATAATATCGGGGCAAAAATCAAAAAGCTCCGTCTCGCCAAAAAGCTGACGCTCCAGGCGGTGGCGCGCGAAACCGGTTTTTCCCCGGCCCTCATCTCCCAAATCGAGAACAACAACGTTTCTCCGCCCATTGCCACCCTTTCGAAGATCGCCAAGTTCTTCGATGTGAAGATCAGCCTTTTCTTCTCAGAGGATGAGGAGGAGCACCGCTACGAAGTGGTGCGCCGGGGTGAACGCAAGGTCATCCCGCGCGTTATCTCCCGGGCCGGAACCAGCCAGGGCTACTCCTACGAATCACTCTCCTTCCGCAAGCAAAACAAAAAAATGGAGCCGTTTCTGCTGACGGTCACTGAAAAGGCCGCAGAAGAAAACACCTACAGCCATGACGGCGAGGAGTTTCTGTTCGTCATGAAGGGAACGGCTGAGCTTTTGCTTGAGGATGAGCGCGTCGTCCTGGAAGAGGGTGACTGCGTCTACTTTGATTCCTCCCTGAAACATCGCCTCCTTTCCAAGGACGGCAGTGAAGTACAGGTCCTCGCCGTAGTCACCCGTTGA
- a CDS encoding glycolate oxidase subunit GlcD — translation MIDSRIIQELKLIVGTDNVATDRQDLLCYGYDATQMEFLPDAVVHPGSPEEIAAILKLANAERFPVFPRGAGSGFTGGALPKGGGIVLVVTRLNRILRIDTENLVAEVEPGVVTEQFQQEVEKLGLFYPPDPASLKFSTLGGNVAENAGGPRCVKYGVTRDFVMGLEVVLPTGEIIRTGGETYKGVVGYDLTRLLCGSEGTLGIITKIIFKLLPLPEAKKTMLTIFDSIDGAAKAVSTIIGNKIIPTTLEFMDHATLQCVEKRFNLGIPAEGRAVLLIEVDGDRDLIEKQAARIQDLIRPLGLVECKIARDAAESEALWKVRRLVSPSLRDVNPDKFNEDIVVPRSKVPDVIRAIDRIRQKYDIPIVNFGHAGDGNIHVNVMVDKSVAGQEEKAHQAIGEIFQAALDLNGTMSGEHGVGLAKQPYIHLELKPAQVAAMQAVKKALDPNDILNPGKMFPRED, via the coding sequence ATGATTGATTCCCGCATCATTCAAGAATTGAAACTAATCGTCGGCACCGACAACGTGGCGACCGACCGCCAGGATCTGCTCTGCTACGGCTATGACGCCACCCAGATGGAATTTCTCCCCGACGCCGTGGTCCACCCGGGCTCGCCGGAGGAGATCGCCGCCATCCTGAAGCTGGCCAATGCGGAGCGCTTTCCGGTCTTTCCCCGGGGCGCCGGCAGCGGCTTCACCGGCGGCGCGCTCCCCAAGGGGGGCGGCATCGTCCTGGTCGTTACCCGGCTGAACCGCATCCTCCGCATCGACACCGAGAACCTGGTCGCCGAGGTGGAGCCGGGTGTCGTCACGGAGCAGTTCCAACAGGAGGTGGAAAAGCTGGGGCTCTTCTACCCCCCCGATCCGGCCTCCCTCAAGTTTTCCACCTTGGGCGGCAACGTGGCCGAGAACGCCGGCGGCCCCCGCTGCGTCAAGTACGGCGTCACCCGCGACTTCGTCATGGGTCTGGAAGTGGTGCTTCCCACCGGCGAGATCATCCGCACCGGCGGCGAAACCTACAAGGGAGTGGTCGGATACGACCTGACCCGCCTCCTGTGCGGCAGCGAGGGAACCCTCGGGATCATCACCAAGATCATCTTCAAGCTGTTGCCGCTGCCCGAGGCCAAGAAGACCATGCTGACCATCTTCGATTCCATCGACGGCGCGGCAAAGGCGGTCTCCACGATAATCGGCAACAAGATCATTCCCACGACCCTCGAGTTCATGGACCACGCCACCCTTCAGTGCGTGGAGAAGCGCTTCAATCTGGGGATTCCGGCAGAGGGGCGGGCGGTGCTCCTGATCGAGGTGGACGGAGACCGGGACCTGATCGAAAAGCAGGCGGCACGCATCCAGGACCTGATCAGGCCCCTGGGCCTCGTGGAATGCAAGATCGCCCGGGACGCGGCCGAATCCGAGGCCCTCTGGAAGGTGCGGCGCCTGGTGTCGCCATCGTTGCGGGACGTGAATCCGGACAAGTTCAACGAGGACATCGTGGTCCCGCGCTCGAAAGTACCGGACGTCATCCGCGCCATCGACAGGATCCGGCAGAAGTACGACATTCCCATCGTCAACTTCGGCCATGCGGGCGACGGCAACATCCACGTCAACGTCATGGTCGACAAATCCGTGGCCGGGCAGGAGGAAAAGGCCCATCAAGCCATCGGTGAAATCTTCCAGGCCGCCCTGGACCTGAACGGTACCATGTCCGGCGAACACGGTGTTGGCCTGGCCAAGCAGCCTTACATCCACCTGGAGCTGAAGCCGGCCCAGGTGGCGGCCATGCAGGCCGTCAAGAAGGCTTTGGACCCGAACGACATCCTCAATCCTGGGAAGATGTTCCCGAGAGAAGATTGA